From the genome of Acidaminococcus sp.:
AGAAGAACTACCGCACATTGAAGAAAGTCCGCTGGCCGTTACTCACCAATGAAGATAGGCTGAATCCTAAGAGCAAAGAAGCGTTGCAGGCCATCTTTGCAGAGCACGAGGATCTGGCAATATGTTATTCCATGAAGGAAGAGATGGTAGCCCTCTATGAATTAAGGGACTATGACAAGGCTCTTGCAGGATGGAAGCGCTGGTTTAAAGCTGCACTAGGCAGCGGGATTCCGGCCCTGGTTAGGTTTGCTAAGATTAAGCTGCCAAGGATAGACGGTCTGGTGAACCATGCCCTGTACCCGATAAACACAGGGAAGCTTGAGGGTTTCAACAACAAGATTAAAGTGGCCAAAAGAAGAGCGTACGGATACAGAGATGATGAGTACTTTTTCACGTTAATTCGCTACCTCTCAATTCCGACCGTAAGAGGTATACTCCCGAAAAAAACGTGAAGAACCAAATATTATATATGATTATAAGTAGAAAACGATTATTTTTAATATTACCATTCCCGGTAAGATGTTAAGGGAGGGATAGGGTTATGTATACCGCTGAAGAGCTTTCTAGTATTCTGAGGAGCAATGGATGTAAGGTGACTCCGCAGCGTTTGGTCGTGTATGATATGCTGGCACATACGACCGAGCACCCGACAGCCGAAATGATTTATGAGACGATTCGCCAGCAGTATCCGACGATGAGCTTTGCTACTGTCTATAAGTCCGTTGAAATTTTCAGGAGATTGGGCGTTATTCAGGTGCTCAATACGGGCGAGGACAGTTACCGCTATGATGCCAATATTTCCGAGCATCCTCATATTCGCTGCACCAAGTGCGATAAAGTATGTGATGTTTCCCATCTGGAAGCAGATGCAGTGGAACGCATGGTCGCGGAAGAGACCGGCTTTGATGTGAGGGGGCACCAGTTCTATTTCTATGGTCTGTGCCCGGACTGCCAGAAGAAATTAAAAGAAAGTCAAAAAAGAAGATAAGATCAGTTTCAGGCTGCTTCAGTTTTGAGGCAGCCTTTTTGTTTTATTCTGCTGTTTGCAGTTAGCTGCTGACTGGCCAGGTCCGTGAAAAATATTTATTTTTTACAGGCCTGGTTTTTGGCATTTAAAGAACCCGTTTTTTAGAATCGTATTGACAATTGCAATAGATAACTATATAATGAAGGAAATTCCGATATAATGGAAATTCCAATATAATGAAATTTTAGATACCCCATTTAAAATTCGACAGTAAGGAGGCGGAATATGAATATCCAGGACAACATTGCCGATAACCTGAAAGAAATCCGTGCAAAAAAACAACTGACACTTGATGAAGCGTCGCGGCTCACGGGCGTTTCGCGAAGCATGCTTTCTTCTATTGAAAAGGGAGATGTGAATCCGACCATTTCCGTGCTCTGGAAAATTGCCAATGGGTACAAGGTTAAATTTTCTTCCTTGATGGAAGATAAGAAACAGCAGAACCGGATGATTCCGGTTGATACGATCCAGCCGTTGACTGAAGGCGACGGCCGTTATATCAACTATCCAATTTTTCCTTTTGATGAGAAGCGGCTTTTTGAAACGTACCGTATCCGCATTGACCGCGGCGGCCATCTGGAGGCACAGCCGCATATGCCCGGTACGGAGGAATATATTACCGTGTTTTCGGGAAAGGTCAGGATTACCGCAGGGGATGAAAGTTTCGATTTGAATGAAGGGGATTCCCTTCACTTTCTCGCTGATGTCCCTCATTCCTATCGCAATACGGGGACAAAGACGGTGTGGTTATCCATGATTTTATACTATCGACCATTGTAATAAAGGAGGTTCACTGATTATGTATTCTTTTGCTTGTGACTATTTGGAAGGCTGCCATAAAGACGTGCTCAAGGCTCTCTGTGAAACCAACATGGAACAGGCTCCCGGTTATGGTGCCGACCGCTTTTCCAAGTTGGCCGCTGATGAAATTTGTGAGGCCTGCGAAGACCCCAAAGCTTCTGTTTACTTTGTAAACGGCGGAACCCAAACAAACCAACTCATCATCGATACGATGCTGGAATCCTATGAAGGTGTCCTTGCGGCCCAGACCGGCCATGTCAATGTACATGAAGCCGGCGCTATCGAGTTCAGCGGTCATAAAGTGCTGACCCTTCCGGCCCATGATGGGAAGGCTTCTGCAAAAGATGTGGAAGAATATGTAACCCGTTTCTATAATGACGGGAACTATGAACATATGGTTTTCCCAGGTATGGTCTATATTTCTCATCCTTCTGAATACGGCACGCTTTATACGGCACAGGAATTAAAGGATCTCTCCGACGTCTGCCACAAGCATAATCTGAAACTCTTCCTCGACGGAGCTCGTCTCGGATACGGATTGGAAGCAGAAGGTACGGATGTGACGCTGCCTCTGATTGCCAAGCTTTGTGATGTGTTCTATATCGGCGGAACGAAAGTCGGCGCCCTGAACGGTGAAGCTATCGTATTTCCACACGGCAAGGAACCGTCTCATTTCCTGACGAGAATTAAGCAGCACGGCGCTTTGTTTGCCAAGGGCAGACTTGTGGGCGTCCAGTTTGCCGCTTTGTTCAAGGATAACCTTTATCGCCGCATCAGTAAAAATGCCATCGAGAAGGCAAAACAAATCCGTCAGATTTTTGAAGATGCCGGATGCCCGTTCTATATTGATTCCCCGACAAATCAGCAGTTTGTGATTCTGGAAAACAGTGTTATAAAAGAACTCAGCAAGTACGTGGAATTCGGGTTCTGGGAAACCTATGACGCTAATAACACGGTGGTTCGCTTTGCTTCCAGCTGGGCGACTACACAGGAAGGCATCGAAGAGCTGCGCCGGGCCGTTGACATTTGTATCAAAAATAAAAAGTAAGATCATCGATAAAAGGGCTGTAAAAAAAATAAAAAGCGCTTTTGGCTTATGGCACTTAGCTTCACCTGCAACAGTGTGTTAATGCATTTGATTTAAATAAAATGTTATATAAAACTTGAAATTTAGCAGTTAACCTAAATTTCAAGTTTTATTTTATAGGTTCATAGAAAAATGCCTTGGTCATTTTTCTTCCACGGGCGGGATGCGGACGGCGGGCTGCAGAAAGCGACAAGGGGCTGTGAAAAAATGAAATCATTTTTTCATAACCTGTTTTTAGTAATGCCGCCGCAGGCGGCCACAGCGTCACAGCTTTCTTTTGCGCGACAGCGCCAGAGCTTTATTTTTTCTTTCCCTCTTTCCCGTGAATCCGCTATAATAGAATCACTAACCAATAGGAGTGATATCATGGCAAAAGATGATTTTTCTTACGAAATCGTAGAACATATCGGTACCCTTTCGGAAAGTCCGAAGGGATGGGCGAAGGAATTAAATGTAGTTTCCTGGAATCATGGGAAACCGAAGTATGATCTGCGTGACTGGGCGCCTGACCACAGCAAAATGGGGAAGGGCGTGACCCTTTCTGCCGAAGAAATGGCGAAGCTGAAAGAACTCGTAATGAATGTAAAAGGATAAATCAGGAATCTAAAAGTGTCATACCAGAAATTAAACAGGAGTTATAAAGGATTGTATGATGTACTTTCCTTCATAACTCCTGTTTTTGTTTTATTAGGTTTTTAGAGATTTGCTCTAAATAAATAACCGGCCGTAGTTAATGCAATGATGGCA
Proteins encoded in this window:
- a CDS encoding aminotransferase class I/II-fold pyridoxal phosphate-dependent enzyme; translation: MYSFACDYLEGCHKDVLKALCETNMEQAPGYGADRFSKLAADEICEACEDPKASVYFVNGGTQTNQLIIDTMLESYEGVLAAQTGHVNVHEAGAIEFSGHKVLTLPAHDGKASAKDVEEYVTRFYNDGNYEHMVFPGMVYISHPSEYGTLYTAQELKDLSDVCHKHNLKLFLDGARLGYGLEAEGTDVTLPLIAKLCDVFYIGGTKVGALNGEAIVFPHGKEPSHFLTRIKQHGALFAKGRLVGVQFAALFKDNLYRRISKNAIEKAKQIRQIFEDAGCPFYIDSPTNQQFVILENSVIKELSKYVEFGFWETYDANNTVVRFASSWATTQEGIEELRRAVDICIKNKK
- a CDS encoding XRE family transcriptional regulator; this encodes MNIQDNIADNLKEIRAKKQLTLDEASRLTGVSRSMLSSIEKGDVNPTISVLWKIANGYKVKFSSLMEDKKQQNRMIPVDTIQPLTEGDGRYINYPIFPFDEKRLFETYRIRIDRGGHLEAQPHMPGTEEYITVFSGKVRITAGDESFDLNEGDSLHFLADVPHSYRNTGTKTVWLSMILYYRPL
- a CDS encoding YdbC family protein, whose amino-acid sequence is MAKDDFSYEIVEHIGTLSESPKGWAKELNVVSWNHGKPKYDLRDWAPDHSKMGKGVTLSAEEMAKLKELVMNVKG
- a CDS encoding transcriptional repressor; amino-acid sequence: MYTAEELSSILRSNGCKVTPQRLVVYDMLAHTTEHPTAEMIYETIRQQYPTMSFATVYKSVEIFRRLGVIQVLNTGEDSYRYDANISEHPHIRCTKCDKVCDVSHLEADAVERMVAEETGFDVRGHQFYFYGLCPDCQKKLKESQKRR